From one Mobula birostris isolate sMobBir1 chromosome 20, sMobBir1.hap1, whole genome shotgun sequence genomic stretch:
- the LOC140185491 gene encoding uncharacterized protein: MPGHPACLVASEDVGSSLDPVPDLNETQLWYGLGEAAEGETLLVDAPNYHEGGELTAEATLVRERSRRLEHQHQDCLKEADEQTPYSKEAEILEHPFTCSECGKGFTQSSQLKEHQLVHTEKMPFTCSDCGKGFTHSSTLHRHQRVHTGKRPFTCSDSGKGFTHSSKLHRHQRVHTGKRPFTCSDCGKGFIQSNDLLQHQLVHTGERPFTCSDCGKGFNQRSQLQTHQRLHTGERPFICSDCGKGFIRFSALQSHRRVHTKERLFTCSDCGKGFTHSSNRQRHQRVHTGEKPFTCSECGKGFARSSELKVHQRVHTGEKPFSCSECGKGFIHSSQLLKHQQIHTGVKPFICSECGKGFTDSAHLKEHQFVHTAERPFTCSDCGKGFIWHSHLLTHQLDHTGEKPFTWSECRKVFSRSSQLKIHQRVHTGERPFSCSECGKGFISSSQLLKHQRIHTGEKPFICSQCGKGFTYSSQLKEHQFVHAAERPFTCSDCGKGFIRHSQLLTHQLDHTGEKPFICSECGMGFTHSAQLKEHQRLHTGEWPFTCSVCGKGFTRSSQLKVHQRFHTGEKPFSCSECGKGFTRSCQLKLHQRVHTGEKPFSCSECGKRFTGSSRLKVHQRVHTGERPFTCSECGKGFIESSQLKKHQFVHTRERPFRCSECGKGFARSFQLKVHQRDHTGERPFSCSECGKGFTLSSKLVSHYRIHTREKLLTCSDCGKEFTRSSEFKIHQRIHTGGCHSPVLNVGKDSLRQLN, from the exons atGCCCGGGCACCCGGCGTGTctagttgcttctgaggacgtgggTAGCAGCCTTGATCCAGTACCAGATTTAAACGAGACCCAActgtggtacggcctgggggaagCAGCTGAGGGTGAAaccctcttagtagacgctccgaactaccacgagggaggggagttgacggCTGAAGCCACcttagtgagagagaggtcgcgacGACTGGAACACCAACACCAAGACTGTTTAAAAGAAGCGGATGAGCAGACTCCATATTCTAAGGAAGCCGAGATCCTTGAACAC ccattcacctgctctgaatgtgggaaagggttcactcaatcatctcaactgaaagAACACCAGCTCGTTCACACTGAAAagatgccgttcacctgctcagactgtgggaagggattcactcattcgTCCACACTACAtaggcaccagcgagttcacactgggaagaggccattcacctgctcagacagtgggaagggattcactcactcctCCAAACTAcatagacaccagcgagttcacactgggaagaggccattcacctgctcagactgtgggaagggattcattcagtcaaacGACCTGCTACAACatcagttagttcacactggggagagaccattcacctgctcagactgtgggaagggattcaatcagcGTTCTCAACTCCAGACacaccagcgacttcacactggggagaggccattcatctgctcagactgtgggaagggattcattcgctTTTCCGCACTACAGAGTCATCGGCGAGTTCACACTAAGGAGAggctattcacctgctcagactgtgggaagggattcactcactcgtCCAATcgacagagacaccagcgagttcacactggggaaaagccgttcacttgctctgaatgtgggaagggatttgctcggtcatctgaactgaaggtacatcagcgagttcacactggggagaagccattcagctgctctgaatgtgggaaaggattcattcattCATCTCAGCTCTTGAAACAccagcaaattcacactggggtgaaaccattcatctgctctgaatgtgggaagggattcaccgatTCAGCTCATCTGAAAGAAcatcagtttgttcacactgcggagagaccgttcacctgctcagactgtgggaaaggattcatttggCATTCTCATCTGCTGACACACCAGTtagatcacactggggagaagccattcacttgGTCTGAATGTAGAAAGGTATTttctcggtcatctcaactgaagatacatcagcgagttcacactggggagaggccgttcagctgctctgaatgtgggaaaggattcatttctTCATCTCAGCTCTTgaaacaccagcgaattcacactggggagaaaccattcatctgctcacaatgtgggaagggattcacctaTTCAAGTCAGCTGAAAGAACATCAGTTTGTTCACGCcgcggagaggccgttcacctgctcagactgtgggaaaggattcattcggcATTCTcaactactgacacaccagttagatcacactggggagaaaccattcatctgctctgaatgtgggatggGATTCACCCATTCagctcaactgaaggaacatcagcgacttcacactggggaatggccattcacttgctcagtttgtgggaagggattcactcggtcatctcaactgaaggtgcatcagcgattccacactggggagaaacctttcagctgctctgaatgtggtaagggattcactcggtcatgtcaactgaagctacatcagcgagttcacactggggagaaaccattcagctgctctgaatgtgggaaaagattcactggGTCATCTcgactgaaggtacatcagcgagttcacactggggagaggccattcacgtgttctgaatgtgggaagggattcattgagTCATCTCAACTCAAGAAACATCAGTTTGTTCACACTCGGGAGAGGCCATTCagatgctctgaatgtgggaagggttttgctcggtcatttcaactgaaggtacatcagcgagatcacactggggagagaccattcagctgctctgaatgtgggaagggattcactctgtcatccAAACTTGTGAGCCACTACCGAATTCACACGAGGGAGAAACTcctcacctgctcagattgtgggaaggaattcactcggtcgtctgagtttaaaatacatcagcgaattcacactggggggtGCCACTCacctgttctgaatgtgggaaaggattcactcagacaactcaattaa